The following coding sequences lie in one Arthrobacter sp. PGP41 genomic window:
- a CDS encoding HupE/UreJ family protein, whose amino-acid sequence MFLVSGGLPASAHVRDSTGYSDITANGAEVSYALSLEYEMLARAVDLGPEALSASDDTQRRAVLMAATGNLEAYLSERVTIFLDGALCKPALEGTAIRSREEVPYAELDLAYDCGGSSGSYLVKYGVFSAGDAAADDHSNIVEYSLGGHEGQTVLDSGHTEFTAGGGSVVTAAARFGAMGVEHILSGLDHVLFVVALALGAATLRSLLGVVSMFTLAHSVTLISALLGWISVPSEVVEPLIALSIAFVAIENLLGATRRRLPVVFVFGLLHGLGFAGSLRVTEDFSWSLATSLLSFNAGIEAGQALLLLAAFPLILLVRRSGWSVPVLRGATVAVAAVGLFWFIERFLFA is encoded by the coding sequence ATGTTCCTGGTATCCGGGGGCCTTCCCGCCTCCGCCCATGTCAGGGATTCGACGGGATACTCGGATATCACGGCCAATGGGGCAGAGGTTTCCTACGCGCTGAGCCTCGAATACGAAATGCTGGCGCGGGCGGTAGACCTTGGGCCGGAGGCCTTGTCGGCCAGCGACGACACCCAAAGGCGTGCTGTCCTGATGGCTGCGACGGGCAACCTCGAAGCCTACCTTTCGGAGCGGGTCACCATCTTCCTCGACGGGGCATTGTGCAAGCCCGCATTGGAAGGTACGGCCATCAGGAGCCGTGAAGAGGTTCCCTACGCCGAGCTGGACCTGGCGTACGACTGCGGCGGGTCCTCCGGCTCCTACCTGGTCAAATACGGCGTCTTCAGCGCCGGCGACGCCGCAGCCGATGACCATTCGAACATTGTGGAATACAGCCTGGGCGGCCACGAAGGCCAGACGGTCCTGGACAGCGGCCACACGGAATTCACTGCCGGCGGAGGGTCCGTGGTAACAGCCGCCGCCCGCTTCGGGGCCATGGGCGTGGAACATATTCTGTCAGGTCTGGACCACGTGCTGTTCGTCGTCGCCCTGGCCCTGGGCGCGGCCACCCTGCGGAGCCTACTGGGGGTGGTCTCCATGTTTACCCTGGCGCACAGCGTGACCCTCATCAGCGCCCTCCTCGGCTGGATCAGCGTTCCCTCAGAGGTGGTGGAACCGCTGATCGCCCTGTCCATTGCCTTCGTAGCCATCGAAAACCTGCTGGGCGCAACGCGCCGGCGCCTGCCGGTGGTGTTCGTCTTCGGCCTGCTCCACGGGCTGGGGTTCGCCGGATCCCTCCGCGTCACCGAAGATTTCAGTTGGAGCCTGGCCACGTCCCTGCTCAGCTTCAACGCCGGAATCGAGGCGGGGCAGGCGCTGCTGCTCCTTGCCGCCTTTCCCCTGATCCTGCTCGTGCGCCGGAGCGGCTGGTCCGTTCCGGTGTTGCGTGGGGCGACCGTCGCGGTCGCAGCTGTTGGTCTCTTCTGGTTCATTGAAAGGTTCCTTTTCGCATGA